A portion of the Stigmatella aurantiaca DW4/3-1 genome contains these proteins:
- a CDS encoding LysM peptidoglycan-binding domain-containing protein, whose product MRPVHTVPAATLPGLAGADTTAAVPMPPPPGEPLPAQEEDAAPASPGATASVDSASPPAQEPLASEQTSAAAEDDEDDEDEAGGEEGDEGEASEAAANPGVPGLLYTADLSDEELKRRWKDEPQSLGSVSVGFVESGRLVNGVRFPDGGQDWIVVSPEKTYATEETITYLSQVIRAVRAALPDAPPLRVNQISAKEGGYMRPHKSHQSGRDVDLGFYYPTAEPIRARDRENHIHLARNWALVKALLAHADVQLILVDRRVQKVLYEYALKSGEDKAWLDSLFHAGFQSLIRHARGHRDHFHVRFFSPRAQELGRRLAPLLALQPEQNIAMHRVRSGDTLGAIALRYNSTVNGLRKSNHLRGNLLRIGQVLSVPLRGPCTRCPVPPPFVVPPRRLAAVTAPENTLTAGKQEHAAPSAEEPEETPAREEPKPQSPTVVGTPTS is encoded by the coding sequence GTGCGTCCCGTCCACACCGTTCCCGCGGCGACGCTCCCGGGACTTGCTGGCGCGGACACCACCGCCGCGGTGCCCATGCCCCCGCCTCCGGGAGAGCCCCTTCCCGCGCAGGAAGAGGACGCGGCCCCCGCCAGCCCTGGCGCCACCGCCTCGGTGGATTCCGCCTCACCGCCCGCCCAGGAGCCCCTGGCCTCGGAGCAAACCTCCGCGGCCGCGGAGGACGATGAGGACGACGAAGACGAGGCCGGCGGGGAAGAGGGCGACGAGGGAGAGGCCAGCGAGGCCGCCGCGAACCCCGGCGTCCCAGGGCTGCTGTACACCGCGGACCTGAGCGATGAAGAGCTGAAGCGGCGGTGGAAGGACGAGCCCCAGTCCCTCGGATCGGTGTCCGTCGGCTTCGTCGAGAGTGGCCGGTTGGTGAACGGCGTGCGCTTTCCGGACGGCGGGCAGGACTGGATCGTCGTCTCCCCGGAGAAGACCTACGCCACCGAAGAGACCATCACCTACCTCAGCCAGGTCATCCGCGCGGTCCGCGCCGCCCTTCCGGACGCGCCCCCGCTGCGCGTGAATCAGATCAGCGCGAAGGAGGGTGGCTACATGCGTCCCCACAAGAGCCACCAGAGCGGCCGGGACGTGGACCTGGGCTTCTACTACCCCACCGCGGAGCCGATCCGGGCCCGGGATCGCGAGAACCACATCCACCTGGCGCGGAACTGGGCCCTCGTGAAGGCGCTCCTGGCCCACGCCGACGTGCAGCTCATCCTGGTCGACCGCCGCGTCCAGAAGGTGCTCTACGAGTACGCGCTGAAGAGCGGTGAGGACAAGGCGTGGCTCGACTCGTTGTTCCACGCGGGATTCCAGTCGCTCATCCGCCACGCGCGCGGGCACCGGGACCACTTCCACGTGCGGTTCTTCAGCCCGCGGGCCCAGGAACTGGGACGCCGCCTCGCCCCGCTCCTCGCGCTGCAACCGGAGCAGAACATCGCCATGCACCGGGTCCGCTCGGGGGACACGCTCGGCGCCATCGCCTTGCGCTACAACTCCACCGTGAACGGGCTGCGCAAGTCCAACCACCTCCGGGGCAACCTGCTGCGCATCGGCCAGGTGCTCTCGGTTCCCCTGCGCGGGCCCTGCACGCGCTGCCCCGTGCCCCCCCCCTTCGTGGTGCCCCCCCGGCGCCTGGCCGCGGTCACCGCGCCGGAGAACACCCTCACGGCCGGGAAGCAGGAGCACGCAGCCCCCTCCGCCGAAGAGCCGGAGGAGACCCCCGCCCGCGAGGAGCCGAAGCCGCAGAGCCCCACCGTCGTGGGGACTCCGACGTCCTGA
- the solA gene encoding N-methyl-L-tryptophan oxidase, with translation MARIAVLGAGGVGSAAARFLAREGHAVTVVEQFVPDHDRGSSYGTSRIIRKTYADGLYTALMGAAYPLWDELEREAGEPLFLRTGGLFFGPSEHPEMAAIRKALGDHRVPFEELDPAACARRFPEFRLLPGESAVFEPEAGFLRASACVRANLRLAEAHGAQVRAGARVVSIEPRADSVALVLEGGEVLGFDRLIVSAGPWTARLLSRFVSLPFTVTRQVYCHFESVAPLAGFGVGRFPVWIDFATNFYGFPHDGEAPGVKVAWHEPGAPTEPERVDRSIHEEDREPLRRACAAHLPGLSPRVVLEKVCLYTMTPDHDFVVTSLPGEPRVTVLGGLSGHGFKFTVLLGRIAAWMATDQRVPWDVSRWSLVRQA, from the coding sequence ATGGCGCGCATCGCGGTGCTTGGTGCTGGAGGCGTGGGCAGTGCGGCGGCGCGGTTCCTCGCGCGCGAGGGGCACGCCGTCACGGTGGTGGAGCAGTTCGTCCCCGATCATGATCGCGGCAGCTCGTATGGGACGTCGCGCATCATCCGGAAGACCTATGCGGATGGGCTCTATACGGCGCTGATGGGTGCGGCGTACCCGCTCTGGGATGAGCTGGAGCGGGAGGCGGGAGAGCCATTGTTTCTCCGGACGGGAGGGCTGTTCTTTGGCCCCTCGGAGCACCCGGAGATGGCGGCCATCCGCAAGGCCTTGGGGGACCACCGCGTTCCGTTCGAGGAATTGGACCCGGCCGCGTGTGCGAGGCGGTTTCCCGAGTTCCGGCTGCTGCCGGGGGAGTCGGCGGTGTTCGAGCCGGAGGCGGGCTTTCTCCGGGCCTCCGCCTGCGTGCGCGCCAACCTTCGCCTGGCCGAGGCACACGGTGCGCAGGTACGCGCGGGGGCCCGGGTGGTGTCCATCGAGCCGCGTGCGGATTCCGTGGCCCTCGTGCTGGAAGGGGGCGAGGTGCTCGGGTTCGACCGGCTGATCGTCTCGGCGGGCCCCTGGACGGCGCGGCTGCTGTCGCGGTTCGTCTCGCTTCCGTTCACGGTGACCCGGCAGGTGTATTGCCACTTCGAGTCCGTGGCGCCGCTCGCCGGGTTTGGCGTGGGCCGGTTCCCGGTGTGGATCGACTTCGCCACGAACTTCTATGGCTTTCCTCATGACGGGGAGGCGCCGGGCGTGAAGGTGGCCTGGCACGAGCCGGGGGCGCCCACCGAACCCGAGCGGGTCGATCGGAGCATCCACGAGGAGGACCGGGAGCCGCTGCGCCGGGCTTGCGCGGCGCACCTTCCGGGGCTGTCACCGCGCGTGGTGCTCGAGAAGGTCTGCCTCTACACGATGACGCCGGACCACGACTTCGTGGTGACCTCCCTGCCCGGCGAGCCGCGGGTGACGGTGCTGGGAGGGCTGAGCGGGCACGGGTTCAAGTTCACCGTGCTGCTGGGCCGCATCGCGGCGTGGATGGCCACCGACCAACGCGTACCGTGGGATGTGTCGCGCTGGTCGCTGGTCCGCCAGGCCTGA
- a CDS encoding glutathione S-transferase family protein — translation MILVHHLNNSRSQRVLWLLEELGVEYEVKRYERDPQTMLAPPSLKAVHPLGKSPVITDGGQTLAESGAIIEYLVERYGQGRLKPAPGSPESLRHSYWMHYAEGSAMPPLLMGLIVSRIRSAPVPFFVRPIVQGVAAKLQDSFVGPQIKLHLDFMEGELSKSTWFAGEEFTAADIQMSFPVEAAVSRAGLDASRPKLWAFAERIHARPAYQRALQKGGPYELMK, via the coding sequence ATGATCCTCGTTCACCACCTCAACAACTCCCGCTCCCAGCGCGTGCTCTGGCTCCTGGAGGAGCTGGGCGTCGAGTACGAGGTGAAGCGTTACGAGCGTGACCCCCAGACGATGTTGGCGCCGCCTTCCTTGAAGGCCGTCCATCCCCTCGGAAAGTCACCGGTCATCACCGATGGCGGGCAGACCCTCGCCGAGTCCGGCGCGATCATCGAGTACCTCGTCGAGCGGTATGGGCAAGGCCGTTTGAAGCCTGCGCCCGGCAGCCCCGAGAGCCTGCGGCACAGCTACTGGATGCATTATGCCGAGGGCTCGGCCATGCCTCCCTTGTTAATGGGGCTGATTGTCTCGCGCATCCGGAGCGCTCCCGTGCCCTTCTTCGTGCGTCCCATCGTCCAGGGGGTGGCCGCCAAGCTACAGGACTCGTTCGTCGGTCCCCAAATCAAGCTCCACCTGGACTTCATGGAGGGCGAGCTGAGCAAGAGCACGTGGTTCGCGGGCGAAGAATTCACCGCCGCGGACATCCAGATGAGTTTTCCGGTGGAGGCGGCGGTGTCGCGGGCTGGGTTGGATGCCAGCCGGCCCAAGCTCTGGGCTTTCGCGGAGCGCATTCATGCCCGTCCGGCCTATCAGCGTGCCCTGCAAAAGGGTGGGCCTTACGAACTGATGAAGTGA
- a CDS encoding lactonase family protein, producing the protein MTQLKLTRRHFLYLAGLGTAGTLLACDDKESPGNENPDPPKELWVYVGTYTTGQESQGIYLCRLDLETGVLQQVGVTPGVADPSFLAVDSQQRYLYAVNELTSFEGKPSGAVSAFAIHPETHALTFINQQATQGGAPCHLEVDAKDGFVLVANYVGGNVAVLPLQEGGGLGPTVDVKQHEGSGPNTDRQEAPHAHQVRLDATQKYAFVSDLGTDKIMVYQFDAGQGKLTPHQPAWVETQPGAGPRHLTFHPNGRFAFNINELNSTLTAFAYDSARGTLTPLQTVSALPEGFTGESYCADIHVSPDGRFLYGSNRGHNSIVVYAIGPSGQLTYVEHVSTLGRWPRNFTIDSTGTFLLVANQHTHSIVTFRRNADTGKLSPVGQPLEIPAPVCLLLVPA; encoded by the coding sequence ATGACCCAACTGAAACTGACGCGCCGCCACTTCCTCTACCTCGCCGGGCTGGGCACCGCGGGAACGCTGCTGGCCTGCGATGACAAGGAGTCGCCTGGCAATGAGAACCCTGATCCGCCCAAGGAACTCTGGGTCTACGTGGGCACATACACCACGGGCCAGGAGAGCCAGGGCATCTACCTGTGCCGGCTGGACCTGGAGACCGGAGTCCTCCAACAGGTGGGCGTCACCCCGGGGGTGGCCGATCCCTCGTTCCTGGCCGTGGACAGCCAGCAGCGCTACCTCTACGCCGTCAACGAGCTGACGTCGTTCGAAGGCAAGCCCAGTGGCGCCGTGAGCGCCTTCGCCATCCATCCCGAGACCCACGCGCTGACCTTCATCAACCAGCAAGCCACCCAGGGCGGAGCCCCCTGCCACCTGGAGGTGGACGCGAAGGATGGGTTCGTGCTGGTGGCCAACTACGTCGGAGGGAACGTCGCCGTCCTGCCCCTTCAGGAAGGCGGCGGCCTCGGGCCCACTGTCGACGTGAAACAGCACGAAGGCTCAGGCCCCAACACGGACCGCCAGGAAGCGCCCCACGCCCATCAGGTCCGGCTGGATGCCACCCAGAAGTATGCCTTTGTCTCGGACCTGGGGACCGACAAGATCATGGTCTACCAGTTCGACGCCGGGCAGGGAAAGCTCACCCCCCATCAGCCCGCGTGGGTGGAGACCCAGCCCGGGGCAGGGCCTCGCCACCTGACCTTCCACCCCAACGGACGCTTCGCCTTCAACATCAACGAGCTGAACTCCACCCTCACCGCCTTTGCCTATGACAGCGCGCGGGGAACATTGACGCCGCTGCAAACCGTTTCGGCACTGCCCGAGGGATTCACCGGCGAGAGCTATTGCGCGGACATCCACGTCAGCCCCGATGGCCGGTTCCTCTACGGCTCGAACCGCGGCCACAACAGCATCGTCGTGTATGCCATTGGGCCTTCTGGACAGCTGACCTATGTGGAGCACGTGTCCACGCTCGGGCGTTGGCCGCGCAATTTCACCATCGATTCCACGGGCACCTTCCTGCTGGTGGCCAACCAACACACCCACTCCATCGTGACCTTCCGGAGAAATGCCGATACCGGAAAGCTGTCGCCGGTGGGACAACCCCTGGAGATCCCTGCTCCCGTTTGCCTGCTCTTGGTACCGGCATAG
- a CDS encoding alpha/beta hydrolase: protein MSRLGLALMGFIVCAPAFALPPPLTEAEQLRSVTSPVTVTREHVSADIYHYQFEFRAGSTPNARIRVHRIVREISPWRPRPTSRAVMLLHGDFANFVTNFVPALGHPASPSPGLAPYLVSRGIDTWGVDRRWTLPTADGDVSDLGGMGIDQALGDTAAALAFARATRAVTDLDPGRIVLGGFSHGAQLTYAYAAADGRHISAIAALDIYYDIAPEDADLRALACANAAAERDALAQDVTDSDNSFFIAAGELARSAPDETSPLFPPYTNRGVLLTLSGMTYLFAPYTPLYHLSAPVLDTEGNVTALRESSEDSVSAWFASATPHQSMREAAEFDEIWCGTAQRPGLANIRVPLFYLGAAGAFGEHGLYSTTRVSSADVTAHVVRRFGPERAAEDFGHGDLLYAADAPTLAWKPLAAWLLRH from the coding sequence ATGTCTCGTCTGGGTCTCGCGCTCATGGGATTCATCGTGTGCGCACCTGCCTTCGCATTGCCCCCCCCACTGACCGAAGCGGAACAGCTCCGCTCCGTCACTTCGCCAGTCACGGTGACGCGTGAGCATGTCAGTGCTGATATTTATCACTATCAGTTCGAATTCCGTGCCGGTTCCACACCCAACGCACGCATCCGTGTCCATCGCATCGTCCGCGAGATCTCGCCATGGCGGCCCCGACCAACCTCGCGCGCGGTGATGCTGCTTCACGGCGACTTCGCCAACTTCGTGACCAACTTCGTGCCGGCGCTTGGCCATCCCGCCTCGCCGTCCCCAGGACTCGCCCCCTATCTGGTGTCCCGCGGCATCGACACCTGGGGCGTCGACCGGCGATGGACGCTTCCCACAGCGGACGGGGATGTCTCGGATCTGGGCGGAATGGGCATCGACCAGGCGCTCGGGGACACCGCCGCCGCGCTCGCCTTCGCGCGGGCGACCCGGGCCGTCACCGACCTGGATCCTGGCCGGATCGTGCTGGGCGGATTCTCGCATGGCGCCCAGCTCACCTACGCGTACGCCGCGGCGGACGGCCGCCATATCTCGGCGATCGCCGCGCTCGACATCTACTACGACATCGCGCCCGAGGACGCTGACCTGCGGGCCCTGGCATGCGCCAATGCCGCGGCGGAACGCGACGCACTCGCCCAAGACGTGACCGACTCCGACAACAGCTTCTTCATCGCGGCGGGCGAGCTGGCCCGGAGCGCGCCCGATGAGACGTCGCCCCTGTTCCCCCCCTACACGAACCGCGGTGTCCTGCTCACGCTGTCAGGGATGACCTACCTCTTTGCGCCATACACACCGCTGTACCACTTGAGCGCCCCCGTCCTCGACACAGAGGGCAACGTCACGGCGCTGCGCGAATCGTCCGAAGACAGCGTGAGCGCATGGTTCGCCAGCGCGACGCCGCACCAGTCGATGCGGGAGGCCGCGGAGTTCGACGAGATCTGGTGCGGCACCGCTCAGAGACCCGGACTCGCGAACATCCGTGTCCCGTTGTTCTACCTGGGCGCCGCGGGGGCGTTCGGTGAACACGGCCTGTACTCGACGACACGGGTGTCGTCAGCCGATGTCACGGCACACGTCGTCCGTCGGTTCGGACCAGAGCGGGCCGCCGAGGACTTTGGCCACGGCGACCTCTTGTACGCAGCCGACGCGCCGACGCTCGCTTGGAAGCCTCTCGCTGCGTGGTTGCTACGCCACTGA
- a CDS encoding acyl-CoA dehydrogenase family protein — protein MSDRAAPVRAEHGEMCARVEALSEGWRARAGATERARSLPRETIVELFDAGLLQIIVPRRYGGLELDWPTMVEAARVAARTCASTAWVMSIVGGHAGIAGRFSRDCQEVMFADGPRQLFSTASVTATGTIRKEEGGFRVHGTWRFSSGIDHATWLIVSGRCEDHPAPPVPNLFLLAVRPGQVRVEDTWHVTGMRGTGSKDVVFDNLFVPDGWGVALPDCFGARPEGAQVNPGSYLFEVPFIPYATSAIIGPILGCAEGAYHEHVAALRKRIDSSASAPSLPLGTAQERLAESAAELSCARLLYDSIVQTLHRAGGDRRPLSSEEWLALKRDRAYLARLCVNAVQRLVLHMGASSGFEGHPVQRHWRDLQSMTSHIDVNWDQAMLAYASHLLGLPRE, from the coding sequence ATGTCCGATAGGGCCGCCCCGGTTCGTGCCGAGCACGGTGAGATGTGCGCTCGCGTCGAGGCACTGAGTGAAGGATGGCGGGCTCGCGCCGGTGCCACCGAGCGGGCGCGCAGCCTTCCCCGGGAGACCATCGTCGAGCTCTTCGACGCCGGTCTCTTGCAGATCATCGTGCCAAGGCGCTACGGCGGGCTGGAGCTCGACTGGCCCACGATGGTCGAAGCCGCCCGCGTCGCCGCTCGGACCTGTGCTTCCACGGCCTGGGTGATGAGCATCGTGGGCGGTCATGCTGGTATCGCGGGCCGGTTTTCGCGGGACTGTCAGGAGGTCATGTTCGCCGATGGCCCCCGGCAGCTCTTCTCCACCGCGTCGGTGACGGCGACCGGCACCATTCGGAAAGAGGAGGGCGGGTTCCGTGTCCATGGGACCTGGCGCTTCAGTTCGGGCATCGATCACGCCACCTGGCTCATTGTCTCTGGCCGCTGTGAGGACCACCCGGCACCGCCGGTGCCCAATCTCTTCCTGCTGGCCGTGCGGCCCGGGCAGGTTCGCGTTGAAGACACCTGGCACGTCACCGGCATGAGGGGAACTGGCTCGAAGGATGTCGTGTTTGACAATCTGTTCGTACCGGATGGCTGGGGGGTGGCGTTGCCGGACTGCTTCGGCGCGCGGCCCGAGGGAGCCCAGGTCAATCCCGGCTCCTATCTCTTCGAGGTGCCGTTCATCCCGTATGCCACCAGCGCGATCATCGGGCCGATCCTTGGCTGCGCGGAAGGTGCTTACCATGAGCATGTGGCCGCCCTGCGCAAGCGGATCGACAGCAGCGCCTCAGCGCCCAGCCTCCCCCTGGGCACAGCGCAGGAGCGCCTCGCGGAGAGCGCGGCCGAGCTCTCGTGCGCGCGGCTCCTCTACGATTCGATTGTCCAGACGCTGCACCGCGCAGGGGGTGACCGGCGGCCACTCTCCTCTGAGGAGTGGCTCGCGCTCAAGCGTGATCGCGCCTACCTCGCGCGGCTGTGTGTCAACGCTGTCCAGCGCCTGGTCCTTCACATGGGGGCGTCATCGGGGTTCGAGGGCCATCCGGTCCAACGGCACTGGCGTGATCTCCAGAGCATGACGTCTCACATCGATGTCAACTGGGATCAGGCCATGCTCGCTTACGCCAGCCACCTGCTCGGCCTGCCCCGGGAGTAG
- a CDS encoding class I adenylate-forming enzyme family protein, which translates to MKLFHHFFERNVERFPDKKAIVLGAQSATYAQLDRMASRVAHALVDRGIVRGDRVAIYSEVSIEALAAVLGILKAGCVLVTVHHTFSQRKLLFQLKDSGARGLVTGISGDLEPIAEEAALKVILHTDPGLSSVGGRVADIRALDGPEVFEAGGDDDDARLGTLFYTSGSSARPKGVLVSHKNMVAAFQSVTGYLENTPDDAILSYSTLASDYGFYNILMPLLFGGRAVVEKQIPEKPEQILEVIRREEVTGMQVFPPVIFHVCQIEDLESQRIEPLRYISSSGQALPLKHIRRLRGAFPQVKIFSNYGLTECKRVAYLPPSEIDKRPGSVGKAIPGVRAFLVDDDGQLVTEPGRAGQLAVAGDLVMLRYWNLPEQTSKVLKDNLFGEERVLFTGDLFRTDQDGYLYYVCRKDDVFSRGGFKVNPREIEAHLLTHEAVAEVAVVPVADEAAGHVPKACVVLRAGAALSAEEVMQYCAASLDWHMVPTRVAFLDALPRTLSGKTSKRFQMDNDDPAESPQPANVNEYLANSAMIRLADHFHALATGRSQVPRQPVVTRIRDRIPDPRVLAYHDLLVGKTGPLFSHFLASVPCILEEMSHVGVALTRLSEERAQGSDRTFTFYEADAFDGSNGRTLAGFAGGRIQTLTSSPNKANEEHFHKFANPHLSKFISASCLQVDANSLVGHPDYGVFAQGVDYLYETAAFQFYGTDRDRQIGHVAKLLKPDGLGFFLEKLNHPDAEEYERRERAKDEKHKSFYFTPEEIAWKKQQMLAQMENGQVDFETLVASLGRHFQHVYLLWNSTNFYEFVASNDRDVIERFVALLGQPFIPEEFCFDKPVVRRVAGVSV; encoded by the coding sequence ATGAAACTCTTCCACCACTTCTTCGAGCGCAACGTCGAACGGTTTCCGGACAAAAAAGCGATCGTGCTCGGAGCGCAATCCGCCACGTATGCTCAGCTGGATCGCATGGCCTCTCGTGTCGCCCATGCGCTGGTTGATCGTGGAATTGTCCGGGGGGATCGCGTTGCCATCTACTCCGAGGTTTCAATCGAAGCGTTGGCCGCCGTGCTCGGCATCCTGAAAGCAGGCTGTGTCCTGGTCACGGTTCATCACACCTTCAGTCAACGCAAGCTGCTCTTTCAACTCAAGGACTCCGGTGCCCGCGGGCTCGTCACTGGAATCTCCGGAGATCTGGAGCCCATCGCCGAGGAGGCGGCGTTGAAGGTCATCCTTCACACGGACCCTGGTCTGTCGAGTGTGGGCGGACGGGTGGCGGACATCAGGGCTCTGGACGGGCCAGAGGTGTTCGAGGCGGGCGGTGACGACGACGACGCCCGGTTGGGCACCCTCTTTTACACCTCAGGCTCAAGTGCGAGGCCCAAAGGGGTGCTGGTCAGCCACAAGAACATGGTCGCCGCCTTCCAGTCCGTGACAGGGTATCTGGAAAATACACCCGATGATGCCATCTTGAGCTATTCGACCTTGGCCTCGGACTACGGCTTTTACAACATCCTGATGCCACTGCTTTTCGGGGGCAGGGCGGTTGTGGAAAAGCAAATCCCCGAGAAGCCAGAGCAGATCCTCGAGGTGATCCGCCGCGAAGAAGTGACCGGCATGCAAGTGTTTCCTCCGGTGATATTCCATGTTTGCCAGATCGAAGATCTTGAGTCGCAGCGCATCGAACCCCTCCGGTATATCTCCAGCAGTGGGCAAGCCTTGCCGCTCAAGCACATCCGCCGTCTGAGGGGCGCGTTTCCGCAAGTCAAGATCTTCTCGAACTACGGACTGACCGAGTGCAAGCGTGTTGCCTATCTCCCCCCCTCGGAGATTGACAAGCGGCCAGGCTCCGTGGGCAAGGCCATCCCGGGCGTCCGTGCCTTTCTGGTCGATGACGATGGCCAGTTGGTCACCGAGCCAGGCCGGGCTGGGCAGCTCGCGGTCGCTGGGGATCTTGTGATGTTGCGGTACTGGAACCTGCCAGAGCAGACGTCGAAGGTGCTCAAGGACAATCTGTTCGGCGAGGAGCGGGTTCTCTTCACCGGCGATCTGTTCCGGACCGATCAGGACGGGTATCTCTATTATGTGTGCCGGAAGGACGACGTGTTCTCCCGGGGTGGGTTCAAGGTCAACCCCCGCGAGATCGAAGCGCACCTCTTGACGCACGAGGCCGTCGCGGAAGTGGCCGTGGTGCCCGTGGCGGATGAAGCGGCGGGCCATGTTCCCAAGGCTTGCGTCGTGCTTCGGGCAGGCGCCGCGCTCAGTGCCGAGGAGGTGATGCAATATTGCGCCGCCTCCCTCGATTGGCACATGGTTCCCACCCGTGTGGCGTTCCTTGATGCGCTCCCGAGGACCCTGTCAGGAAAAACTTCCAAGAGGTTTCAGATGGACAATGATGATCCGGCCGAGAGTCCGCAGCCCGCCAACGTCAACGAATACCTTGCCAACTCCGCGATGATCCGGTTGGCGGATCATTTCCATGCGCTGGCGACAGGACGGTCGCAGGTCCCGCGTCAGCCCGTGGTGACGAGGATACGGGACCGCATCCCGGACCCCCGCGTGCTTGCCTACCATGACCTGCTCGTTGGGAAGACAGGGCCGTTGTTCTCTCATTTCCTTGCGAGCGTTCCCTGTATTCTCGAGGAAATGTCGCACGTGGGGGTCGCGCTGACGCGGCTTTCGGAGGAACGTGCCCAGGGAAGCGATCGCACCTTCACCTTCTACGAGGCCGATGCGTTCGACGGTTCGAACGGGCGGACGCTCGCGGGCTTTGCTGGAGGAAGAATCCAGACGCTCACCAGTTCTCCCAACAAAGCCAACGAGGAGCACTTCCACAAATTCGCGAACCCCCACCTGTCCAAGTTCATCTCGGCGTCTTGTCTCCAGGTGGACGCGAACTCCCTCGTCGGCCATCCGGACTACGGGGTATTCGCTCAGGGTGTTGACTATCTCTATGAAACCGCGGCGTTCCAGTTCTACGGAACGGATCGAGATCGCCAAATCGGCCATGTCGCGAAGTTGCTGAAGCCCGATGGTCTGGGCTTCTTCCTGGAGAAACTCAATCATCCGGACGCCGAGGAGTATGAACGCCGCGAGCGTGCCAAGGACGAGAAGCACAAGAGCTTCTACTTCACGCCCGAGGAGATCGCGTGGAAGAAGCAACAGATGCTCGCGCAGATGGAGAACGGGCAGGTGGACTTCGAGACGCTGGTGGCTTCTCTCGGGAGGCACTTCCAGCACGTGTATCTTCTCTGGAACAGCACGAACTTTTATGAGTTCGTGGCGTCGAACGACAGGGATGTGATCGAACGGTTCGTTGCCCTGCTCGGTCAGCCGTTCATTCCCGAGGAGTTTTGTTTCGACAAGCCCGTGGTGCGCAGGGTCGCGGGCGTCAGCGTGTGA
- a CDS encoding MFS transporter, with product MQGFTFLRENARWVAGGFLLFFFSSFGQTFFIALSAGELRREYALSHGEFSSLYMAATLASALTLARAGQIADQYSARSVVMLTVPVLALAAASMALSRHVALLCVTLYLLRLSGQGMMSHVAFTVMGRWFSARRGQAISFSTLGLNMGEALLPLVFVALAASLGWRGAWQLVAGALVLVALPVIASLVAAERAPQAAEAGPGGWVGRAAGSRSWTRGEVLRDPLFYFVLLATLPPAFIGNTLFFHQVYLAELRGWPPGTFASSFTLYAAMTIVFTLVSGQLVDRFSAVALLPVYLLPLGLALFLLGSIEAVWSAFAFMALYGVSNGFSLSMFGALWPELYGVKHLGSIRAVVVAVLIFASAAGPGLAGVLIDRRVSYPAQIMVMGAYCVAVSLVMRMMARRVRARGHLSREQTTGRCP from the coding sequence ATGCAAGGATTCACCTTCCTTCGCGAGAATGCCCGGTGGGTGGCCGGTGGCTTCCTGCTGTTCTTTTTTTCGTCGTTCGGGCAGACCTTCTTCATCGCGCTCTCGGCGGGAGAGCTCCGCCGGGAGTATGCGCTCTCGCATGGCGAGTTCAGCTCGCTCTACATGGCGGCCACGCTGGCGAGCGCACTCACGCTGGCGCGGGCCGGTCAGATCGCCGACCAGTACAGCGCGCGGAGCGTGGTGATGCTCACGGTGCCCGTGCTGGCGCTGGCGGCCGCGTCCATGGCCCTGTCGCGTCACGTGGCGCTTCTGTGCGTCACCCTCTACCTGCTGCGCCTGTCCGGGCAGGGGATGATGAGCCATGTGGCCTTCACCGTCATGGGGCGGTGGTTTTCGGCTCGCCGGGGGCAGGCCATCTCTTTCTCGACGCTGGGCCTCAATATGGGCGAAGCGCTGCTTCCGCTCGTCTTCGTGGCGCTGGCGGCCTCCCTCGGGTGGCGCGGTGCATGGCAGCTCGTCGCCGGCGCCTTGGTCTTGGTGGCCTTGCCGGTGATTGCCTCGCTGGTCGCGGCGGAGCGCGCGCCGCAAGCGGCCGAGGCAGGTCCTGGGGGGTGGGTGGGGCGCGCCGCCGGGTCCCGGAGCTGGACGAGGGGAGAGGTGCTTCGCGACCCGCTCTTCTACTTCGTGCTTCTGGCCACGTTGCCGCCCGCCTTCATCGGCAACACCCTCTTCTTTCATCAGGTGTATCTGGCGGAACTGCGCGGCTGGCCGCCGGGAACGTTCGCCTCGTCGTTCACGCTCTATGCCGCGATGACCATTGTCTTCACGCTCGTGTCCGGGCAACTCGTGGATCGCTTCTCGGCCGTGGCGCTCCTGCCCGTTTACCTGCTGCCCCTGGGGCTCGCTTTGTTTCTTCTGGGGAGCATCGAGGCGGTATGGAGCGCGTTCGCCTTCATGGCCCTCTATGGCGTCTCCAATGGGTTTTCCTTGTCCATGTTTGGAGCGCTCTGGCCCGAGCTCTATGGGGTGAAGCATCTGGGCTCCATCCGAGCGGTGGTCGTGGCGGTCCTGATCTTCGCCTCGGCGGCGGGTCCGGGGCTGGCGGGGGTTCTGATTGATCGCCGCGTGAGTTATCCGGCTCAGATCATGGTGATGGGCGCTTATTGCGTGGCGGTCTCGCTCGTGATGCGGATGATGGCGCGGCGTGTGAGGGCCAGAGGTCACTTGTCCAGAGAGCAGACGACAGGGAGATGCCCATGA